One window of Siniperca chuatsi isolate FFG_IHB_CAS linkage group LG19, ASM2008510v1, whole genome shotgun sequence genomic DNA carries:
- the mrpl15 gene encoding 39S ribosomal protein L15, mitochondrial, with protein sequence MSFPKKPGGKALDVLQNLPRITLANLRPEPGARKPDKRRGRGQHGGNRSGRGHKGERQRGTRPRLGFEGGQTPFYLAIPKYGYNEGHSRRPQYQPLSLKRLQYLIDLGRVDPTQPIDLTQLVNARGVTIQPLKRDYGVQLVDEGANIFAAKINIEVQRASEGAVAAIERNGGVITTSFYDPISLGILIKPVPFFLRGQPIPKRMLPGEDMVPYYTDAENRGYLADPEKIQQARLALAQKYGYILPDISKDDLYHMLSMRKDVRQIFFGLAPGWVVNMPEKKILKPTDEKLLKYYSS encoded by the exons ATGTCTTTCCCCAAAAAACCTGGTGGTAAAGCGTTAGATGTTTTACAGAATCTGCCGCGGATAACTTTAGCAAACTTGAGGCCTGAACCAGGAGCTAGAAAGCCG GATAAACGGCGGGGTAGAGGACAGCATGGTGGCAACAGAAGCGGCCGAGGACATAAAGGAGAGCGACAAAGAGGCACCCGGCCTCGGCTGGGATTTGAGGGGGGTCAGACTCCCTTTTACCTGGCCATTCCAAAATATGGCTACAATGAAGGACACAG TCGCCGTCCTCAGTACCAGCCTCTGTCATTGAAACGACTGCAGTACCTGATTGACCTGGGACGAGTCGACCCAACCCAGCCCATAGACCTGACCCAGCTAGTCAACGCCAGAGGAGTGACAATCCAGCCTTTGAAGAGGGACTATGGAGTCCAGCTTGTTGATGAG GGTGCCAATATTTTTGCTGCAAAAATCAACATTGAGGTTCAGAGAGCTTCTGAAGGAGCTGTGGCTGCTATTGAGAGGAACGGAGGGGTCATCACTACAAGTTTCTATGATCCTATAAGTCTTG gGATTCTCATCAAGCCCGTCCCGTTCTTCTTGCGAGGGCAGCCTATTCCAAAGCGAATGTTACCAGGGGAGGATATGGTCCCTTATTACACAGATGCTGAAAATCGGGGTTACTTGGCAGACCCAGAGAAAATCCAGCAGGCCCGGCTAGCCCTGGCACAGAAGTATGGATATATTTTGCCAGACATTTCAAAGGATGACCTGTATCACATGCTCTCCATGAGGAAGGATGTTCGACAGATCTTCTTTGGCCTCGCTCCAGGCTGGGTCGTTAACATGCCGGAGAAGAAGATTCTTAAACCCACTGATGAGAAACTTCTGAAATATTACAGTTCATAG
- the sox32 gene encoding SRY-box transcription factor 32: MGLSPTRENTWNSHLKSTPPGVLLVECPHISVTLHHQEDDSGLQQRAKTPSASVTMRFSHDPAAFQLCANGAMFESEDLGSADVEQMTEVRSPSSGPSSPLSVNSDYSCASPEAKSSSAQQRVRRPLNAFIIWTKEERRRLAHLNPDLENTDLSKILGKTWKAMSLAEKRPYMQEAERLRVQHTIDYPNYKYRPRRRKQLKKSSKPPSADASSSLPSLCSSGFTMPYNLTYLLQNQQQSYPSTPAFPNSPANCTPLRSSYPNTPVFPDTAAAAAADAFQNRPEVYPNPSAYPAEPQVYFGSQHGHMQYGFSNSTGPHVDQAESRVYGGLLCPAGPSLEFYLEQVQLDMLYDLDRSEFEQYLGPNPHRPESVDPSSYHQQSCHRERRSLS; the protein is encoded by the exons ATGGGCCTATCACCGACCCGAGAAAACACCTGGAATTCACACCTTAAATCCACTCCTCCTGGCGTCCTATTGGTGGAGTGCCCACATATATCCGTCACTCTGCATCACCAGGAGGATGACAGCGGCCTGCAGCAGAGAGCCAAAACACCATCAGCATCTGTAACCATGCGTTTTAGCCACGACCCCGCCGCTTTCCAGCTCTGCGCAAACGGCGCTATGTTCGAAAGCGAAGACTTGGGCTCCGCAGACGTGGAGCAGATGACCGAGGTGCGCTCCCCGAGTTCAGGGCCCTCCAGCCCGCTGTCGGTGAACTCGGACTACAGCTGCGCCAGCCCCGAGGCCAAGTCTTCTTCAGCGCAGCAGAGAGTCAGGAGGCCCCTGAACGCCTTCATCATCTGGACTAAAGAGGAGCGCAGGCGGCTGGCGCATCTTAACCCAGACCTGGAGAACACGGATCTGAGCAAAATACTCG GAAAAACCTGGAAGGCCATGTCTCTGGCTGAGAAGCGTCCATACATGCAGGAGGCTGAGCGCCTGAGGGTCCAGCACACAATCGACTATCCCAACTACAAGTACAGGCCCCGCAGGAGGAAGCAGCTGAAGAAGAGCTCCAAGCCTCCGAGTGCAGAtgcctcctcttccctcccctCGCTCTGCAGCTCAGGCTTCACGATGCCCTACAACCTCACCTACCTTCTCCAGAACCAGCAGCAATCCTACCCAAGCACGCCCGCTTTCCCAAACTCCCCAGCTAACTGCACCCCTTTGCGCAGCAGCTACCCAAACACTCCAGTTTTTccagacacagcagcagcagcagcagcagacgcCTTCCAAAATAGGCCTGAGGTGTACCCAAACCCGTCTGCGTACCCTGCAGAGCCTCAGGTGTATTTTGGCAGTCAGCACGGGCACATGCAGTACGGTTTCTCAAACTCTACAGGTCCCCATGTGGATCAGGCGGAGTCCAGGGTTTACGGGGGCCTGCTGTGCCCTGCTGGGCCCTCCCTGGAGTTTTACCTGGAGCAGGTTCAGCTGGACATGCTGTACGATCTGGACCGCAGCGAGTTCGAACAGTACCTGGGTCCGAACCCCCACAGGCCTGAGTCAGTGGATCCCAGCAGCTACCATCAGCAGagctgccacagagagagaCGCTCACTGTCGTAA
- the sox17 gene encoding transcription factor SOX-17, whose translation MSSPDAGYASDDQTQARCTMSVMMPGMGHCQWADPLSPLGDTKVKNEPCASSSGSQNRGKNEPRIRRPMNAFMVWAKDERKRLAQQNPDLHNAELSKMLGKSWKALPVTEKQPFVEEAERLRVQHMQDHPNYKYRPRRRKQVKRIKRLDSGFLVHGVSDHQASSMSADGRVCVESLGLGYHEHGFQLASQPLSHYRDAQALGGPSYETYSLPTPDTSPLDAVESDSMFFPPHSQEDCHMMPAYAYHSQAAEYQPQDPLTNHHSNPILHRHPASAQEQPPQPATLPPSYMGCPNPLAMYYTQHCSPSHPKRHPGGAGQLSPPPDSHSHSADSVEQMHHSELLAEVDRSEFEQYLSSSSARADMTGLAYGPHEAGMQGPESLISSVLSDASTAVYYCSYNNS comes from the exons ATGAGTAGTCCCGATGCGGGTTACGCCAGCGACGATCAGACCCAGGCAAGGTGTACGATGTCAGTCATGATGCCTGGAATGGGACACTGCCAGTGGGCCGACCCTCTCAGCCCTCTTGGGGACACCAAAGTGAAAAACGAGCCGTGCGCCTCCAGCTCCGGCAGCCAGAATCGCGGGAAGAACGAGCCGCGGATCCGACGGCCCATGAACGCGTTTATGGTCTGGGCGAAGGATGAGCGCAAGAGACTGGCGCAGCAAAACCCGGACCTGCACAACGCAGAGCTGAGCAAAATGTTGG GGAAATCATGGAAAGCCCTTCCTGTCACAGAAAAGCAGCCCTTTGTGGAGGAGGCCGAGCGGCTGCGGGTTCAGCACATGCAGGATCACCCCAACTACAAGTACCGGCCCCGGCGGCGGAAGCAGGTGAAGAGGATTAAGAGGCTGGACTCTGGCTTTCTAGTCCACGGCGTATCTGATCACCAGGCCTCATCGATGTCTGCGGAcggcagagtgtgtgtggagagtcTGGGCCTGGGCTACCACGAGCATGGCTTCCAGCTTGCTTCACAGCCACTCAGCCACTACCGAGATGCTCAGGCTCTTGGGGGCCCCTCTTATGAAACCTACAGCCTCCCTACGCCTGACACCTCTCCTCTGGACGCTGTAGAGTCAGACTCCATGTTCTTCCCTCCTCATTCACAAGAGGACTGCCACATGATGCCTGCATACGCTTACCACTCCCAGGCGGCAGAGTACCAGCCCCAGGACCCCCTCACCAACCACCACAGCAACCCCATCCTGCACCGACACCCTGCCTCAGCTCAAGAGCAGCCCCCTCAGCCTGCCACCCTTCCCCCTTCCTACATGGGATGCCCCAACCCTTTGGCCATGTATTACACCCAGCACTGCAGTCCCAGCCACCCTAAGCGGCATCCTGGTGGGGCAGGACAGCTCTCCCCCCCTCCTGACTCCCACTCTCACTCAGCAGACAGCGTGGAGCAGATGCACCACTCTGAGCTGCTGGCCGAGGTGGACCGCAGCGAGTTCGAGCAGTATTTGAGTTCCTCTTCAGCGCGTGCAGACATGACAGGCTTGGCGTACGGGCCACACGAGGCCGGCATGCAAGGACCTGAAAGCCTCATATCATCGGTGCTGTCAGACGCCAGCACAGCTGTGTATTACTGTAGCTACAACAACTCCTAA